The genomic window ATTCTTTAATAATAGTAATTAACTACAGAAGCCATAGTTCCAAAATAAAATATTAAAGAAAGAAATAAAGTAAATAGTAAGATTATTTGAAAAAGAATTCCTAAATTTCTTGCAGTTTTATTAACTCCTCCTAAATCTCTAGCCATTTCAATTCTTAAATTAGGATTATCCTCTGCTTCTTGAATTTGTTTTACAATTCTTTTATATCTTTTAAAAACAAACATAGGAGCTATTCCTGCTAAAATTATTGAAAGAATAAATCCCACACCTCCTACAAATAAATTTGTAAAAAGTTGGAGACTCCAAAGAATAATTCCCTCTATATAACATTTCCTATAAAGCAGATAAATAGGAGTAGAGAAAAAAGCGTACCAAGACCAGTTCCAAGCTATTTTTTCTATACCATTAACATCATATTTATCAAAAGCTTTTTCATACCATTGAAATTTATCAGGAGTACCAATATAAGCTTCTAAGATATCTAAATTTCTATATAATTTTTCTTCCATAAAAATCTCTCCTTTATCCATAAAATCACCCTTATAAAATAATTATATGTTAAATTTGACTGTAAAAAATTATATTTTTTCTAAAAATAAAAAAAATTATGAAAAATCTTGACAAATGATATTAAATATGATATTTTTAATATTAGAGAATTAGCAACCTATATAAACGAGTGCTAATATTATTTAGGAGGAAAAAATGAGAAAACAAACAGAAAATTTCCAAGCAGAAACAAAAGAATTATTAAATCTTATGATACATTCAATATATACAAATAAAGAAATCTTTTTAAGAGAATTAATATCAAATGCAAGTGATGCTATAGATAAATTAAAATTTAAATCTTTAACAGATACAGAACTTTTAAAAGATTCTAAAGATTTTAAAATAGAGATAAAAATTGATAAAGAAAAAAACCAATTAATTATAGAGGATACTGGTATAGGAATGACTTTTGAAGAAGTCAATGAAAATATCGGTACAATAGCAAAATCAGGTTCAAAAGCTTTTATAGAAAAATTTAAGGAAGCAAAAGAAAATGAACAGTTAGATATAATTGGACAATTTGGAGTTGGATTCTATTCAGCATTTATGGTGTCTAGTGATATAACATTATATACAAAATCTCCTTATAGTGATGTAACTATTAAATGGGCATCTAAAGGTGATGGAACTTATGAAATAGAAGAGATAGAAAACTTAGAAGATTTAAAAAGAGGAACTAGAATTATTTTAACTATTAATGAAGAATCAAAAGAATTTTTAGAAGATTATAAAATAAGAACAATAGTTAAAAAACATTCAAATTCTATAAAATATCCAATATATTTTGGTGAAGATAAACTAAATGATGAAACACCTCTATGGAAAAAAGATAAAAAAGATATTACAGAAGAACAATATAATGAATTTTATAAAAATACTTTCTATGACCATGAAGACCCATTATTACATTTACATTTAAAAGTACAAGGGTCATTAGAATATACAGCACTTATTTATATTCCAAAAAGAACTCCTATGGATTTCTATACAAGAGATTATAAAAGAGGGTTACAATTATATACAAAAAATGTATTTATAATGGAAAATGCTGAAAGCCTAATTCCAGAATATTTTAGTTTTATGAAAGGAATAGTTGATACAGATAATCTTTCTTTAAATATTTCAAGAGAGATATTACAACAAGATAATGAACTTATAAAAATTTCTAAAAATATAGAGAAAAAAATAGAAACTGAATTGAAAAAATTAATAAAAGATGATAGAGAAAAATATATAACTTTATGGGAAGCTTTTGGACGCACAATAAAATTTGGTGTACAAGATATGTTTGGAATAAATAAAGAAAAATTACAAGATTTATTAATTTTTAAATCATCTTTTGAAAATAAATATATAACATTAAAAGAATATGTTGAAAGAATGAAAGAAGACCAAAAAGAAATCTATTATGTAACAGGAGAAAATGAAGAGTTCTTAAAAGTTTTACCAAAAGTAAAAGTGTTTAAAGATAAAGGATTTGAAGTATTATACTTAATAGATAGAATAGATGAGTTCACTTTAAAAACTCTTATGAATTATGATGGAAAACAATTTAAATCTATAAACGATTCTGATTTATCTAATTTAGAAGATGAAAAAGAAAAAGAAACAAGAGAAAATTTAGAAAAAGAAAATAAGCCTTTATTAGAAAAAATTAAAAATTTATTAGGTGAAAAAATAGAAGAGGTAAGACTTAATAATAATTTAGGAAGTGGAGCTGTTGGACTTGCTTCAAAAGGTGAAATTTCTCTTGAGATGGAAAAAACATTATCAGAAATTCCAGGAAACGAAAATATAAAGGCTCAAAAAATATTAGAATTTAATCCAGCACATCCATTGTTTGAAAAAATAAAAAATACTACTGATGAAAATCAATTAAAAGATTTATTATATGTATTATATAACCAATCTTTATTAGTAGAAGGATTACAAATAGAAAATCCAGTAGAATTTGCTGAAAAATTAAATAATTTAATAGCTAGATAAAATAATTAGAGGTATTACATTTTGTAATACTTCTTTTTTATAAAAAAATAGATATTGTATTATTTTGGAAAAAAATACCACTATATATAGTTATTTTATAAAAAATATAGAAATATTTAAATTAGCGTATAAGTAAAGAGAAAAGTCGTCAAATATATTTTTTGATTAGATTTCTATATAAAAAAAGAATGATTATTAAAACCGTTGAAAATAAAGGAATAATTGATAAAAAATCACAATATCTAGTGAAAAGACGTTGATAAAAAACACAATATATGCTATTATATTAGAGCAAAAAAGATAAAATAAATTACTATAAAAATTGAACTAAAATAGGATATGGGGGTCAATATGAAAGTTATTAAACGTAATGGAGATGTAGTAGCATTTAATAAAGATAAAATATTTATAGTTTTACAGAAAGTTCATAAGGAGATGCCTTTTAAAAATGAAGCTGTTCTTGTAGAAATGTTAGACCATATATTAAATAAAATTAAACTTATGAATAAAGAAAAAATAGATATTGAAGAAATACAAGATATT from Fusobacterium sp. FSA-380-WT-3A includes these protein-coding regions:
- a CDS encoding DUF2628 domain-containing protein — protein: MEEKLYRNLDILEAYIGTPDKFQWYEKAFDKYDVNGIEKIAWNWSWYAFFSTPIYLLYRKCYIEGIILWSLQLFTNLFVGGVGFILSIILAGIAPMFVFKRYKRIVKQIQEAEDNPNLRIEMARDLGGVNKTARNLGILFQIILLFTLFLSLIFYFGTMASVVNYYY
- the htpG gene encoding molecular chaperone HtpG, producing MRKQTENFQAETKELLNLMIHSIYTNKEIFLRELISNASDAIDKLKFKSLTDTELLKDSKDFKIEIKIDKEKNQLIIEDTGIGMTFEEVNENIGTIAKSGSKAFIEKFKEAKENEQLDIIGQFGVGFYSAFMVSSDITLYTKSPYSDVTIKWASKGDGTYEIEEIENLEDLKRGTRIILTINEESKEFLEDYKIRTIVKKHSNSIKYPIYFGEDKLNDETPLWKKDKKDITEEQYNEFYKNTFYDHEDPLLHLHLKVQGSLEYTALIYIPKRTPMDFYTRDYKRGLQLYTKNVFIMENAESLIPEYFSFMKGIVDTDNLSLNISREILQQDNELIKISKNIEKKIETELKKLIKDDREKYITLWEAFGRTIKFGVQDMFGINKEKLQDLLIFKSSFENKYITLKEYVERMKEDQKEIYYVTGENEEFLKVLPKVKVFKDKGFEVLYLIDRIDEFTLKTLMNYDGKQFKSINDSDLSNLEDEKEKETRENLEKENKPLLEKIKNLLGEKIEEVRLNNNLGSGAVGLASKGEISLEMEKTLSEIPGNENIKAQKILEFNPAHPLFEKIKNTTDENQLKDLLYVLYNQSLLVEGLQIENPVEFAEKLNNLIAR